A part of Arthrobacter dokdonellae genomic DNA contains:
- a CDS encoding N-acetylmannosamine-6-phosphate 2-epimerase — protein sequence MTLKLTNLDSLAGQLVVSAQAYPGEPMRDPRTTAQVAASAVIGGAAAIRVQGIADIQFTRAAVEVPVIGLWKDGHDGVFITPTLQHALSCASAGAHIVAIDGTRRPRPDGLSLAETIEGIHAGSNALVMADCGSFEDAVAAAGAGADLIGTTLAGYTGERSKTDGPDLELIAQIAAAGLGRPLIAEGRIHSPAQARQALDAGAFAVVVGTAITHPATLTGWFKEALTA from the coding sequence GTGACACTGAAACTGACAAACCTCGATTCCCTCGCCGGCCAGCTGGTGGTTTCCGCCCAGGCGTACCCGGGCGAGCCCATGCGCGACCCCCGCACAACAGCCCAGGTGGCGGCGTCGGCCGTGATTGGCGGCGCAGCGGCCATCAGGGTCCAGGGCATCGCGGACATCCAGTTCACCCGCGCCGCCGTGGAGGTGCCGGTGATCGGCCTGTGGAAGGACGGGCACGACGGCGTCTTCATCACCCCCACCCTTCAACACGCCCTCTCCTGCGCCAGCGCCGGGGCTCACATTGTCGCCATTGACGGCACCCGCCGCCCGCGGCCGGACGGACTGTCCCTGGCCGAAACCATTGAGGGCATCCACGCCGGGTCCAACGCCCTGGTGATGGCGGACTGCGGCTCCTTCGAGGACGCGGTCGCCGCCGCCGGGGCAGGCGCGGACCTGATCGGCACCACGCTGGCCGGCTACACGGGCGAACGGAGCAAGACCGACGGCCCGGACCTGGAGCTCATTGCACAGATCGCCGCCGCCGGTCTGGGCCGGCCGCTGATTGCCGAGGGCCGCATCCACTCTCCCGCCCAGGCGCGCCAGGCGCTCGACGCCGGTGCCTTCGCGGTCGTCGTGGGCACCGCCATCACGCACCCGGCCACCCTCACGGGCTGGTTCAAGGAAGCCCTCACCGCCTGA
- a CDS encoding ROK family protein produces the protein MRYVVGVDLGGTKTAAGVVGEDGSVLVQGQIPTKNRDGGEAILDATAVLVRFLMDRAAEQGATVDAVGVGSAGVINAAEGTVVSATDAILDWTGTHITAGLQARLGLPAAVVNDVHAHALGEAWQGAAAGTATSLMVAFGTGVGGSFVINGQPLLGHHFVGGHVGHFASPLALHRGVPLPCSCGHAGHVEAVASGPAVRAAYVREGGSAGLADTRAVFDAARLGDELALSVISRAARAAGQAVGGLANILDPEVVVISGGLADAGELWWPAMERTLRAELLAPLAGVPVVRASLGNTAAVVGAASLVLSPFSHRPQESP, from the coding sequence ATGCGCTATGTAGTGGGTGTTGACCTGGGCGGGACCAAGACGGCGGCCGGCGTGGTGGGCGAGGACGGCTCCGTGCTGGTGCAAGGCCAGATCCCCACGAAGAACCGCGACGGCGGCGAGGCCATCCTGGATGCCACGGCCGTGCTGGTGCGGTTCCTCATGGACCGCGCCGCCGAGCAGGGCGCAACTGTTGACGCCGTCGGCGTAGGCTCCGCCGGCGTCATCAATGCCGCCGAGGGCACGGTCGTTTCCGCCACCGATGCCATCCTCGACTGGACCGGTACACACATCACGGCGGGACTCCAGGCACGGCTGGGACTGCCGGCCGCCGTCGTCAACGACGTGCACGCCCATGCCCTGGGCGAAGCCTGGCAGGGCGCGGCCGCCGGAACCGCCACGTCGCTCATGGTGGCGTTCGGCACCGGCGTCGGCGGCAGCTTCGTGATCAACGGGCAGCCGCTGCTGGGCCACCACTTTGTGGGCGGGCACGTGGGCCATTTCGCCTCTCCGCTCGCACTGCACCGAGGCGTGCCCCTGCCGTGTTCCTGCGGCCATGCGGGGCACGTGGAAGCGGTTGCCTCCGGACCCGCCGTCCGCGCCGCCTACGTGCGCGAGGGCGGCAGCGCCGGGCTGGCGGACACCCGTGCCGTCTTTGACGCCGCCCGCCTCGGCGACGAACTGGCGCTGTCGGTCATATCCAGGGCCGCCCGCGCCGCAGGCCAGGCCGTGGGCGGACTGGCCAACATTCTCGATCCGGAGGTGGTGGTCATTTCCGGCGGCCTGGCCGACGCCGGCGAACTCTGGTGGCCGGCCATGGAGCGTACGCTGCGGGCCGAGCTGCTGGCACCCCTGGCGGGCGTGCCCGTGGTCCGCGCCTCTCTGGGCAACACCGCCGCTGTGGTGGGCGCCGCTTCCCTCGTCCTATCCCCATTCAGTCACCGTCCCCAGGAGTCACCGTGA